A genomic stretch from Enterobacter dykesii includes:
- a CDS encoding GNAT family N-acetyltransferase, with translation MSRLLIEPVTPDEPGYIALKAESIALNFNMLRRLEENWQRGENRFNAPGEKLLGAFLNGRLVGVCGLNRDPFSQQPRAGRIRHLYVSEKCRGLGIGKQLLTVVMADASIWFDFLNTHAPDSAYGFYRQAGFTLVSDEPRVTHRLFCAV, from the coding sequence ATGTCGCGTCTGTTAATTGAGCCTGTCACACCGGATGAACCGGGGTATATCGCCCTGAAGGCTGAAAGTATCGCACTGAATTTCAACATGCTGCGCAGGCTTGAAGAGAACTGGCAGCGCGGCGAGAACCGCTTTAACGCGCCGGGAGAAAAGCTGCTGGGCGCGTTTCTCAACGGCAGGCTGGTCGGCGTATGCGGCCTCAACCGCGATCCGTTCAGCCAGCAGCCGCGCGCCGGACGTATTCGCCATCTCTACGTCAGCGAGAAGTGCCGCGGGCTGGGCATTGGCAAACAGCTTTTAACCGTGGTGATGGCCGATGCCAGCATCTGGTTTGATTTCCTGAATACCCACGCGCCGGACAGCGCGTACGGCTTCTATCGCCAGGCGGGTTTTACGCTGGTCTCGGACGAACCGCGGGTGACGCACCGCCTTTTTTGTGCCGTGTAG
- the tisB gene encoding type I toxin-antitoxin system toxin TisB — protein MSVVDMVILILKLIVAVLQLLDAVLKFLR, from the coding sequence ATGAGCGTAGTGGATATGGTGATACTTATCCTCAAACTCATTGTTGCTGTACTGCAACTGCTTGATGCTGTCCTGAAATTCCTTCGGTAA
- the ivbL gene encoding ilvB operon leader peptide IvbL: MTSSIFTSTLLKTAQPAAVVVVRVVVVVGNAP; encoded by the coding sequence ATGACTTCATCCATCTTCACTTCGACCCTACTAAAAACTGCGCAACCAGCCGCAGTGGTCGTCGTGCGTGTGGTGGTGGTCGTCGGCAATGCGCCGTAG
- the ilvB gene encoding acetolactate synthase large subunit translates to MAISGTTSTKRRFTGAQLIVHLLERQGITTVAGIPGGTVLPLYDALSQSTQIRHVLARHEQGAGFIAQGMARTQGKPAVCMACSGPGATNLVTAIADARLDSIPLICITGQVPSSMIGTDAFQEVDTYGISIPITKHNYLVRDISELPQVISDAFRIAQSGRPGPVWIDIPKDVQTAEIEIDVLPEPGERAPAPEFSAESVRNAAAMINAAKRPVLYLGGGAINAADEIREFTEKANLPTTMTLMALGMLPKAHPLSLGMLGMHGARSTNYILQEADLLIVMGARFDDRAIGKTEQFCPNAKIIHVDIDRAELGKIKQPHVAIQGDVAEVLAQLIPQTNAADRADWRQLVADLQREFPGAIPTEGDPLSHYGLINAVAACVDDSAIITTDVGQHQMWTAQAYPLNRPRQWLTSGGLGTMGFGLPAAVGAALANPDRKVICFSGDGSLMMNIQEMATAAENQLDVKIILMNNEALGLVHQQQSLFYKQGVFAATYPGMINFMQIAAGFGLHTCDLNAEEDAHAALQAAISRPGPALIHVRIDPEQKVYPMVPPGAANTEMVGE, encoded by the coding sequence ATGGCAATTTCGGGCACAACATCCACAAAGAGGCGTTTTACTGGCGCGCAGCTGATCGTTCATTTGCTGGAACGACAGGGCATCACTACCGTTGCGGGTATTCCGGGCGGTACGGTGCTGCCGCTGTACGATGCGTTAAGCCAAAGCACGCAGATCCGCCACGTGCTGGCGCGCCACGAGCAGGGGGCAGGCTTTATTGCTCAGGGCATGGCGCGTACGCAGGGCAAACCGGCGGTCTGTATGGCCTGCAGCGGCCCGGGCGCAACCAACCTGGTGACCGCCATCGCCGACGCGCGCCTCGACTCCATTCCGCTGATCTGCATTACCGGCCAGGTACCGTCCTCGATGATCGGCACCGATGCGTTCCAGGAAGTGGACACCTACGGCATCTCTATCCCCATCACCAAACATAACTATTTAGTTCGCGATATCAGCGAGCTTCCTCAGGTTATCAGCGATGCGTTTCGCATTGCGCAGTCTGGCCGCCCGGGCCCGGTGTGGATAGACATTCCTAAGGATGTCCAGACCGCAGAGATCGAGATCGACGTCCTGCCGGAGCCGGGCGAGCGTGCCCCCGCGCCGGAATTCAGCGCTGAGAGCGTGCGCAACGCCGCCGCCATGATTAACGCCGCCAAACGCCCGGTGCTTTATCTGGGCGGCGGGGCGATTAACGCTGCGGATGAAATCCGCGAGTTTACAGAGAAAGCCAACCTGCCCACTACCATGACCCTGATGGCGCTGGGCATGCTGCCTAAGGCGCACCCATTGTCATTAGGTATGCTGGGCATGCACGGCGCGCGCAGCACCAATTACATCCTGCAAGAGGCTGATTTGCTGATTGTTATGGGCGCGCGTTTTGATGACCGGGCGATCGGCAAAACCGAGCAGTTCTGCCCGAACGCCAAAATCATTCACGTGGATATCGACCGCGCCGAGCTGGGTAAAATCAAGCAGCCGCACGTGGCGATTCAGGGCGACGTGGCCGAGGTGCTGGCGCAGCTGATCCCGCAGACGAACGCAGCCGACCGCGCCGACTGGCGTCAGCTGGTGGCCGATCTGCAGCGCGAGTTCCCGGGCGCCATCCCAACCGAAGGCGACCCGCTTAGCCATTACGGCTTGATCAACGCCGTGGCCGCCTGCGTGGACGACAGCGCAATCATCACCACCGACGTGGGCCAGCATCAGATGTGGACCGCCCAGGCCTACCCGCTGAACCGTCCGCGCCAGTGGCTGACCTCCGGCGGTCTGGGAACCATGGGCTTCGGCCTGCCTGCGGCGGTCGGCGCAGCCCTCGCCAACCCGGACCGCAAGGTCATCTGCTTCTCCGGTGACGGCAGCCTGATGATGAACATTCAGGAGATGGCGACCGCGGCCGAAAACCAGTTAGACGTGAAAATCATCCTGATGAACAACGAGGCGCTGGGGCTGGTGCACCAGCAGCAGAGCCTGTTCTACAAGCAGGGCGTGTTTGCCGCGACCTACCCTGGGATGATTAACTTTATGCAGATTGCCGCCGGCTTTGGCCTGCACACCTGCGATCTGAACGCCGAAGAGGATGCCCACGCGGCGCTGCAGGCGGCGATTTCTCGCCCCGGCCCGGCGCTGATCCACGTGCGTATCGACCCTGAACAAAAAGTGTATCCGATGGTGCCGCCGGGAGCGGCAAATACTGAGATGGTGGGAGAATAA
- the ilvN gene encoding acetolactate synthase small subunit: MQKQHDNVILELTVRNHPGVMTHVCGLFARRAFNVEGILCLPIQGSEHSRIWLLVNDDQRLEQMMAQIDKLEDVTKVARNQSDPTMFNKIAVFFE, from the coding sequence ATGCAGAAACAACATGATAACGTCATTCTGGAACTCACCGTCCGCAACCACCCTGGCGTTATGACCCACGTCTGCGGGCTCTTTGCCCGCCGGGCGTTTAACGTGGAAGGCATTCTCTGTCTGCCGATTCAGGGCAGCGAGCACAGCCGCATCTGGCTACTGGTTAATGATGACCAGCGTCTGGAGCAAATGATGGCCCAGATCGACAAGCTGGAAGACGTCACCAAAGTGGCGCGCAACCAGTCCGATCCCACCATGTTTAACAAAATTGCGGTGTTCTTCGAATAA
- the uhpA gene encoding transcriptional regulator UhpA: MTTIALIDDHLIVRSGFAQLLNLEADFQVVAEFGSGREALAGLPGRGVQVCICDISMPDLSGLELLSQLPKGMATIMLSVHDSPALVEQALNAGARGFLSKRCSPDELIAAVRTVSTGGCYLTPDIAIKLAAGRQDPLTRRERQVAEKLAQGMSVKEIAAELDLSPKTVHVHRANLMEKLNVSNDVELARRMFDSWQ, translated from the coding sequence ATGACCACCATCGCCCTTATCGACGACCACCTTATCGTCCGCTCCGGATTTGCCCAGCTTCTGAATCTCGAAGCGGATTTTCAGGTTGTGGCCGAGTTTGGCTCCGGTCGCGAGGCGCTGGCGGGCCTGCCGGGGCGCGGGGTGCAGGTCTGTATCTGCGACATCTCGATGCCGGATCTTTCCGGACTGGAGCTGTTAAGCCAGCTGCCGAAAGGGATGGCGACGATCATGCTCTCGGTCCACGACAGCCCGGCGCTGGTCGAGCAGGCGCTCAACGCGGGGGCGCGCGGCTTTCTCTCCAAGCGCTGTAGCCCCGACGAACTGATCGCCGCGGTGCGCACCGTCTCCACCGGCGGCTGCTATTTAACGCCGGATATCGCCATCAAGCTGGCGGCCGGACGGCAGGATCCGCTCACCCGGCGCGAGCGTCAGGTGGCTGAGAAGCTCGCGCAGGGAATGTCGGTAAAAGAGATTGCCGCCGAGCTGGATCTGTCCCCGAAAACCGTGCACGTTCACCGCGCCAACCTGATGGAAAAACTCAACGTCAGCAACGACGTCGAGCTGGCGCGCCGCATGTTTGACAGCTGGCAATGA
- the uhpB gene encoding signal transduction histidine-protein kinase/phosphatase UhpB: protein MSSAFSRLIAVVASFFIFSAAWFCLWSISLHLVERPELAVLLFPFGLRLGLMLQCPRAYWPVLLGAEWLMLVWLAQEVALAHLPLLMTGSLLTLLPVALISRYRHQRDWRTLLRQGAALMAAALLQSLPWIGDKEMLNALLLTLTGGLTLAPTCLVIWHYLTSTVWQPLGPGLVSQPVNWRARHLIWYLLLFVVSLWLQLGLPAELSRFTPFCLALPIIALAWHYGWQGALIATLMNAIALIASQTWHDHPVDLLLSLLAQSLTGLLLGAGIQRLRELNQSLQTELARNRRLAERLLETEESVRQEVARELHDDIGQTITAIRTQAGIVQRLAAENAGVKQGGAHIEQLSLGVYDSVRRLLGRLRPRQLDDLSLEQAVRSLMREMELESRGIVSHLDWCINESTLSEGQRVTLFRVCQEGLNNIVKHASASAVTIQGWQQDERLMLVIEDDGCGLPPGSGQQGFGLAGMRERVKALGGTLNISCTHGTRVSVSLPLRSYHV from the coding sequence ATGAGTTCCGCTTTTTCACGGCTGATCGCCGTCGTCGCCAGCTTTTTTATCTTCTCCGCCGCCTGGTTCTGCCTGTGGAGCATTAGTCTGCATCTGGTGGAGCGCCCGGAGCTGGCGGTGCTGCTGTTCCCCTTCGGGCTGCGTCTGGGGTTAATGCTCCAGTGTCCGCGCGCCTACTGGCCGGTTTTGCTCGGCGCAGAGTGGCTGATGCTGGTCTGGCTGGCGCAGGAGGTGGCCCTCGCGCACCTGCCCTTATTGATGACCGGAAGCCTGCTCACGCTTCTCCCGGTTGCGCTCATCTCCCGCTACCGCCACCAGCGCGACTGGCGCACGCTGCTGCGTCAGGGGGCGGCGCTGATGGCCGCCGCGCTGCTGCAGTCCCTGCCGTGGATTGGCGACAAGGAGATGCTCAATGCCCTGCTGCTGACCCTCACCGGCGGCCTGACGCTCGCGCCGACCTGCCTCGTTATCTGGCACTACCTCACCAGCACCGTCTGGCAGCCGCTCGGCCCGGGGCTGGTTTCCCAGCCGGTGAACTGGCGCGCTCGGCATCTCATCTGGTATCTGCTGCTGTTTGTGGTAAGCCTATGGCTCCAGCTTGGCCTGCCCGCTGAACTATCACGCTTCACGCCGTTCTGTCTGGCGCTGCCGATTATCGCCCTGGCCTGGCACTACGGATGGCAGGGGGCGCTGATCGCCACGCTGATGAACGCCATCGCGCTGATCGCCAGCCAGACCTGGCACGATCACCCTGTGGATTTGCTGCTTTCCCTGCTGGCTCAAAGCCTGACCGGGCTGCTGCTCGGCGCGGGCATTCAGCGCCTGCGCGAGCTGAACCAGTCCCTGCAGACCGAGCTGGCGCGCAACCGCCGTCTGGCGGAGCGTCTGCTGGAAACCGAAGAGAGCGTGCGGCAGGAGGTCGCCCGCGAGCTGCACGACGATATCGGCCAGACCATCACCGCTATCCGCACCCAGGCGGGCATAGTCCAGCGCCTGGCGGCTGAAAACGCGGGCGTGAAGCAGGGCGGGGCACATATCGAACAGCTTTCGCTGGGCGTCTATGACTCCGTTCGACGCCTGTTAGGACGGCTGCGTCCGCGCCAGCTCGACGACCTGTCGCTGGAGCAGGCGGTGCGTTCCCTGATGCGCGAGATGGAGCTGGAAAGCCGCGGCATCGTCAGCCATCTCGACTGGTGCATTAACGAATCTACGCTCAGCGAAGGTCAGCGCGTGACGCTGTTCCGCGTCTGTCAGGAAGGGCTGAACAACATCGTCAAGCACGCCAGCGCCAGCGCGGTTACCATCCAGGGCTGGCAGCAGGACGAGCGCCTGATGCTGGTGATTGAAGACGACGGCTGCGGTCTGCCGCCGGGCTCCGGCCAGCAGGGCTTTGGCCTGGCGGGCATGCGCGAGCGCGTGAAGGCGCTCGGCGGTACGCTGAATATCTCCTGCACCCACGGGACGCGCGTCAGCGTCAGCCTGCCGCTACGGAGTTACCATGTTTAA
- a CDS encoding MFS transporter, giving the protein MFKTPASAAPIGDKAEIDARYRYWRRHILMTIWLGYALFYFTRKSFNAAAPEILVSGVMTRTDIGLLATLFYITYGLSKFFSGIVSDRSNARYFMGVGLIATGVVNILFGFSTSLWAFALLWALNAFFQGWGAPVCARLLTAWYSRNERGGWWAIWNTAHNVGGALIPMVVGAAALHYGWRAGMMIAGGLAIVAGLFLCWRLRDRPQTVGLPAVGDWRHDEMEIAQQQEGAGLTGREILTKYVLKNPYIWLLSLCYVLVYVVRAAINDWGNLYMSETLGVDLVTANSAVTMFELGGFIGALVAGWGSDKLFNGNRGPMNLIFAAGILLSVGSLWLMPFASYVMQAACFFTTGFFVFGPQMLIGMAAAECSHKEAAGAATGFVGLFAYLGASLSGWPLARVIDVWHWSGFFAVIAIAAGISALLLLPFLHAQAPREVSEA; this is encoded by the coding sequence ATGTTTAAAACCCCTGCCAGCGCCGCGCCGATTGGCGATAAAGCGGAAATCGACGCCCGCTACCGCTACTGGCGTCGCCATATCCTGATGACCATCTGGCTCGGCTACGCGCTGTTCTACTTTACCCGCAAAAGCTTCAACGCCGCCGCGCCGGAGATCCTCGTCAGCGGCGTGATGACGCGCACCGATATCGGCCTGCTGGCGACGCTGTTTTACATCACCTACGGCCTGTCGAAGTTCTTCTCCGGCATCGTCAGCGACCGCTCCAACGCGCGCTATTTTATGGGCGTCGGGCTGATCGCCACCGGGGTGGTGAACATCCTGTTTGGTTTCTCCACCTCGCTTTGGGCCTTCGCCCTGCTGTGGGCGCTGAACGCCTTTTTCCAGGGCTGGGGCGCGCCGGTCTGCGCCCGCCTGCTCACCGCCTGGTATTCGCGCAACGAGCGTGGCGGCTGGTGGGCAATCTGGAACACCGCGCATAACGTCGGCGGGGCGCTGATCCCGATGGTGGTAGGTGCGGCGGCGCTGCACTACGGCTGGCGCGCGGGGATGATGATTGCCGGAGGCCTCGCGATTGTCGCCGGGCTGTTTCTCTGCTGGCGCCTGCGCGACCGGCCGCAAACCGTCGGTCTGCCTGCGGTGGGCGACTGGCGGCACGACGAAATGGAGATTGCCCAGCAGCAGGAAGGCGCGGGGCTGACCGGCAGGGAGATCCTCACAAAATACGTGCTGAAAAACCCCTACATCTGGCTGCTGTCGCTCTGCTACGTGCTGGTTTACGTGGTGCGTGCGGCGATCAACGACTGGGGCAATCTGTACATGTCCGAGACGCTCGGCGTGGATCTGGTGACCGCCAACTCGGCGGTGACGATGTTCGAACTGGGCGGGTTTATCGGCGCGCTGGTGGCGGGCTGGGGCTCGGACAAGCTGTTCAACGGCAACCGTGGCCCGATGAACCTGATTTTCGCCGCCGGGATTTTGCTCTCCGTCGGCTCGCTGTGGCTGATGCCGTTCGCCAGCTATGTGATGCAGGCGGCGTGCTTCTTCACCACTGGCTTCTTCGTGTTTGGCCCGCAGATGCTGATCGGCATGGCGGCGGCGGAGTGTTCTCACAAAGAGGCGGCAGGCGCGGCGACGGGCTTTGTCGGACTGTTTGCCTACCTCGGCGCATCGCTCTCCGGCTGGCCGCTGGCGCGGGTGATTGACGTCTGGCACTGGAGCGGTTTCTTCGCGGTGATCGCCATCGCGGCGGGGATCTCCGCGCTGCTGCTGCTGCCCTTCCTGCACGCGCAGGCCCCGCGCGAGGTGAGCGAAGCGTGA
- the uhpT gene encoding hexose-6-phosphate:phosphate antiporter produces the protein MLAFLNQVRKPTLDLPLDVRRKMWFKPFMQSYLVVFIGYLTMYLIRKNFNIAQNDMISTYGLSMTQLGMIGLGFSITYGVGKTVVSYYADGKNTKQFLPFMLILSAICMLGFSASMGAGSVSLFMMIAFYALSGFFQSTGGSCSYSTITKWTPRRKRGSYLGMWNISHNLGGAGAAGVALFGANYLFDGHVIGMFIFPSIIALIVGFIGLRYGSDSPESYGLGKAEELFGEEISEEDKETEENEMSKWQIFVEYVLKNKVIWLLCFSNIFLYVVRIGIDQWSTVYAFQELKLSKEVAIQGFTLFEVGALVGTLLWGWLSDLANGRRALVACVALALIIATLGVYQHASNQYVYLASLFALGFLVFGPQLLIGVAAVGFVPKKAIGAADGIKGTFAYLIGDSFAKLGLGMIADGTPIFGLTGWAGTFAALDAAAIGCIVLMAMVAVLEERKIRRENRAQKLKTA, from the coding sequence ATGCTGGCCTTCCTCAACCAGGTGCGCAAGCCGACCCTGGATCTGCCGCTCGACGTGCGGCGCAAGATGTGGTTCAAACCGTTCATGCAGTCCTATCTGGTGGTCTTCATCGGCTACCTGACCATGTACCTGATCCGCAAAAACTTTAACATCGCGCAGAACGATATGATCTCAACCTACGGGCTGAGCATGACGCAGCTGGGGATGATTGGTCTGGGCTTCTCCATCACCTACGGCGTGGGGAAAACCGTCGTTTCCTACTACGCGGACGGCAAAAACACCAAGCAGTTCCTGCCGTTTATGCTGATCCTCTCCGCCATCTGTATGCTCGGCTTCAGCGCCAGCATGGGCGCGGGCTCCGTCAGCCTGTTCATGATGATCGCTTTCTACGCCCTGAGCGGTTTCTTCCAGAGTACCGGCGGGTCGTGCAGCTACTCCACCATCACCAAATGGACCCCGCGCCGCAAGCGTGGTTCCTACCTCGGCATGTGGAACATCTCCCACAACCTCGGCGGGGCGGGGGCGGCAGGCGTGGCGCTGTTTGGTGCGAACTATCTGTTCGACGGCCACGTGATCGGCATGTTTATCTTCCCGTCGATTATCGCCCTGATTGTCGGCTTTATCGGCCTGCGCTACGGCAGCGACTCCCCGGAATCTTACGGCCTCGGCAAAGCCGAAGAGCTGTTCGGGGAGGAGATCAGCGAAGAGGACAAAGAGACCGAAGAAAACGAGATGTCCAAATGGCAGATCTTTGTTGAGTACGTGCTGAAAAACAAAGTGATCTGGCTGCTGTGCTTCTCAAACATCTTCCTCTACGTGGTGCGTATCGGCATCGACCAGTGGTCGACCGTGTATGCCTTCCAGGAGCTGAAGCTCTCTAAAGAAGTGGCGATTCAGGGCTTCACCCTGTTCGAAGTGGGCGCGCTGGTCGGCACGCTGCTGTGGGGCTGGCTTTCGGATCTTGCCAACGGCCGTCGCGCGCTGGTGGCCTGCGTCGCGCTGGCGCTGATTATCGCCACGCTCGGCGTCTACCAGCACGCCAGCAACCAGTACGTTTACCTGGCGTCCCTGTTCGCGCTCGGCTTCCTGGTGTTTGGTCCACAGCTGCTGATCGGCGTGGCGGCAGTGGGCTTTGTCCCGAAAAAAGCGATCGGCGCCGCCGATGGGATTAAAGGCACCTTCGCCTACCTGATCGGCGACAGCTTCGCCAAGCTGGGTCTGGGGATGATCGCCGACGGCACGCCAATTTTCGGCCTCACCGGCTGGGCGGGCACCTTCGCGGCGCTGGATGCCGCAGCGATCGGCTGTATCGTCCTGATGGCGATGGTTGCGGTGCTGGAAGAACGTAAAATTCGCCGTGAGAATCGTGCGCAGAAATTAAAAACAGCTTGA
- a CDS encoding DUF1198 domain-containing protein, with the protein MVWIMLATLAVVFVVGFRVLTSDSRRAIKRLSERLGITPMPVESMIDQFGKTPGNEFIRYLERPDEAHLQNAAQVLLIWQVCIVDGSEDNLHAWHRMLRKARLAAPITDAQIRLALGFMREIEPDPQELNAFQLRYNQLFLPEEGVFYLH; encoded by the coding sequence ATGGTCTGGATAATGCTGGCAACGCTTGCCGTGGTGTTTGTGGTGGGATTTCGCGTCCTGACCTCGGACTCCCGCCGCGCCATCAAACGTTTAAGCGAGCGTCTGGGGATCACCCCGATGCCGGTTGAGTCGATGATCGACCAGTTCGGTAAAACGCCCGGCAATGAGTTTATCCGTTATCTTGAACGCCCCGATGAGGCGCATCTGCAAAACGCGGCGCAGGTGCTGCTTATCTGGCAGGTGTGTATTGTTGATGGTAGTGAAGATAACCTGCACGCCTGGCACCGCATGCTGCGTAAAGCCCGCCTGGCCGCGCCCATTACCGATGCACAAATTCGTCTGGCGCTTGGCTTCATGCGCGAGATAGAGCCGGACCCGCAGGAGCTTAACGCCTTTCAGCTACGCTATAACCAGCTCTTCCTGCCGGAAGAGGGCGTGTTTTACCTGCACTGA
- the nepI gene encoding purine ribonucleoside efflux pump NepI, with product MTEHIQPTTRPQTKEVSRPNWSAVFSVAFCVACLITVEFLPVSLLTPMAQDLGISEGVAGQSVTVTAFVAMFASLFITQVIGTIDRRKVVILFSVLLTLSCLLVSFAESFTLLLLGRACLGLGLGGFWAMSASLTMRLVPARTVPKALSVIFGAVSIALVIAAPLGSFLGGIIGWRNVFNAAAVMGVLCIIWVWKALPSLPGEAAHHKQNMFALLKRPGVLAGMTAIFMAFAGQFAFFTYIRPVFMNMAGFDVDGLTLVLLSFGIASFVGTSLSSQFLKRSLKVALAGAPLVLAASAAVLVLWGSDKWVASAIAIIWGFAFALVPVGWSTWITRTLADQAEKAGSIQVAVIQLANTCGAAIGGVALDHLGLTSPLVLSGTLMLLTALLVAGKVKAK from the coding sequence ATGACAGAACATATCCAGCCCACGACCAGACCGCAGACCAAAGAGGTTTCACGCCCCAACTGGTCGGCGGTTTTCTCCGTGGCGTTCTGCGTCGCCTGCCTGATTACCGTTGAGTTTCTGCCGGTGAGCCTGCTGACGCCGATGGCGCAGGATCTGGGCATTTCCGAAGGCGTGGCGGGGCAGTCCGTCACCGTCACCGCCTTCGTGGCGATGTTCGCCAGCCTGTTTATCACCCAGGTGATTGGCACTATCGACCGCCGCAAGGTGGTCATCCTGTTCAGCGTGCTGCTGACGCTCTCCTGCCTGCTGGTCTCCTTTGCGGAAAGCTTTACCCTGCTGCTGCTGGGGCGCGCCTGCCTGGGACTGGGATTAGGCGGCTTCTGGGCGATGTCGGCCTCGCTCACCATGCGCCTGGTGCCCGCGCGGACGGTACCAAAAGCGCTTTCCGTTATCTTCGGTGCGGTCTCTATCGCGCTGGTGATTGCCGCGCCGCTGGGCAGCTTCCTGGGCGGGATTATCGGCTGGCGTAACGTCTTTAACGCCGCGGCGGTGATGGGCGTGCTGTGTATTATCTGGGTGTGGAAGGCGCTGCCGTCCCTGCCGGGCGAAGCGGCGCACCATAAGCAGAACATGTTCGCGCTGCTGAAGCGCCCCGGCGTGCTGGCGGGGATGACCGCGATCTTTATGGCCTTTGCCGGGCAGTTTGCCTTCTTTACCTATATCCGCCCGGTGTTTATGAACATGGCGGGCTTTGACGTAGACGGCCTGACGCTGGTGCTGCTGAGCTTCGGTATCGCCAGCTTTGTCGGCACGTCGCTGTCTTCGCAGTTCCTGAAACGTTCCCTGAAGGTGGCGCTGGCGGGTGCGCCGCTGGTGCTGGCGGCGAGCGCGGCGGTGCTGGTGCTGTGGGGCAGCGATAAGTGGGTCGCGTCTGCCATTGCGATTATCTGGGGCTTTGCCTTTGCGCTGGTGCCGGTGGGCTGGTCGACGTGGATCACCCGAACGCTGGCCGATCAGGCGGAAAAAGCCGGGTCGATTCAGGTGGCGGTGATCCAGCTGGCGAATACCTGCGGTGCGGCCATTGGCGGCGTGGCGCTCGACCATCTGGGGCTGACATCGCCGCTGGTACTTTCCGGTACGCTGATGCTGCTGACTGCGCTGCTGGTGGCGGGGAAGGTTAAGGCGAAGTAG
- a CDS encoding DMT family transporter codes for MGSTRKGMLNVLIAAVLWGSSGVCAQYIMEKSHISSPYLTMVRLLFTGVILLTLSFVHGDKIFSVIKQRKDALSLLFFSLVGALTVQLTFLLTIEKSNAATATVLQFLSPTIIVAWFALARKKRPGVFVLSAIVTSLVGTFLLVTHGDPTSLSISPAALFFGIASAFAAAFYTTYPSTLIARYGTLPIVGWSMLIAGLMLTPFYAGRGTTFVIDGSLLLAFFYLVVIGTALTFSLYLKGAQMIGGPKASILSCAEPLSSALLSVILLGVAFTLPDWLGTLLIVSSVVLISMDSRRRVKASA; via the coding sequence ATGGGTTCCACACGTAAAGGGATGCTGAACGTTCTGATCGCCGCCGTTTTATGGGGCAGTTCCGGCGTTTGCGCGCAGTACATCATGGAGAAAAGCCACATTTCTTCGCCTTACCTGACCATGGTTCGCCTGCTGTTTACCGGCGTGATCCTCCTGACGCTTTCTTTCGTTCACGGCGACAAGATATTCTCGGTCATCAAGCAGCGCAAAGACGCACTCAGCCTGCTGTTTTTCTCGCTGGTCGGCGCGCTTACCGTGCAGCTCACTTTCCTGCTGACGATTGAAAAATCCAACGCGGCGACCGCTACCGTGCTGCAGTTCCTATCGCCAACCATTATCGTGGCGTGGTTTGCCCTGGCGCGGAAAAAGCGCCCCGGCGTGTTTGTTTTGTCCGCGATTGTGACATCCCTTGTCGGGACGTTCCTGCTGGTCACCCACGGCGACCCAACCTCGCTCTCCATCTCGCCTGCCGCGCTGTTCTTCGGTATCGCCTCGGCGTTTGCCGCGGCGTTTTACACCACCTATCCGTCGACGCTGATCGCCCGCTATGGCACATTGCCGATTGTCGGCTGGAGTATGTTGATTGCCGGATTGATGTTGACGCCGTTCTACGCCGGGCGCGGGACGACCTTCGTGATTGACGGCAGCCTGCTGCTGGCGTTTTTCTATCTGGTGGTGATCGGCACCGCGCTGACGTTCAGCCTGTATCTAAAAGGCGCGCAGATGATTGGCGGGCCGAAGGCGAGCATTCTGAGCTGCGCCGAGCCGCTGAGCAGCGCGTTGCTGTCGGTGATTTTACTGGGCGTGGCGTTCACCCTGCCGGACTGGCTGGGCACGCTGCTGATTGTATCGTCGGTGGTGCTGATTTCGATGGATTCACGTAGAAGGGTTAAGGCATCGGCGTAG